One stretch of Dyella jiangningensis DNA includes these proteins:
- a CDS encoding MFS transporter yields the protein MSRKPELSFWQIWNMCFGFLGIQFGFALQNANVSRIFQTLGADVGDIPILWVAAPFSGLIVQPIIGYLSDRTWTRLGRRRPYFLIGAVLSTLALLWMPNSPTLWIAAGLLWIMDASINISMEPFRAFVGDQLPPRQRPNGYAMQSFFIGVGSVVASLLPWLLAKLGVSNTAAEGGIPDTVKYAFYLGGAVLLGSVLWTVLSTREYPPEELSAFADSPADAHATSDVSRGWRVGLVLGVMGALLLAAIRYYTLEKELYLLAGGLILFGGLFAWLSITRSGGMLRQVMGDLYGMPTSMRQLAWVQLFSWFALFALWIYTTAAVTAVHYGTSDTHSALYNEGANWVGVLFAAYNGFAAVAAVAIPWMVRKLGLRMSHLVNLWLGGAGLLSFLLIRDPHWLLLSMVGVGFAWASILSLPYALLSDNLPAAKMGVYMGIFNFFIVIPQLLAASVLGLLLRLFFHGQAIWALAMGGASLVIAGLCTLRVAEPAGQLSSAPAR from the coding sequence ATGAGTCGCAAGCCCGAACTGTCGTTCTGGCAGATCTGGAACATGTGCTTCGGGTTCCTCGGCATCCAGTTCGGCTTTGCGCTGCAGAATGCCAATGTCAGCCGCATCTTCCAGACCTTGGGCGCGGACGTGGGCGACATCCCGATCCTGTGGGTGGCCGCGCCGTTCTCCGGGCTGATCGTGCAGCCGATCATCGGCTATCTCTCCGATCGCACCTGGACGCGGCTGGGGCGTCGTCGCCCGTATTTCCTGATCGGCGCCGTGCTGTCGACGCTGGCGCTGCTGTGGATGCCCAATTCGCCAACGTTGTGGATCGCGGCAGGATTGCTGTGGATCATGGATGCCTCCATCAACATTTCGATGGAACCGTTCCGCGCGTTCGTGGGCGACCAGCTGCCGCCGCGCCAGCGTCCGAACGGCTACGCCATGCAGAGCTTCTTCATCGGCGTGGGCTCGGTGGTCGCGTCGCTGCTGCCGTGGCTGCTGGCCAAGCTGGGCGTGAGCAACACGGCGGCCGAGGGCGGCATTCCCGACACGGTGAAATATGCGTTCTACCTCGGCGGCGCCGTGCTGCTGGGTTCGGTGTTGTGGACGGTGTTGTCCACGCGCGAATACCCGCCCGAGGAATTGAGTGCTTTCGCCGACAGTCCCGCTGATGCGCATGCCACCAGCGATGTATCGCGTGGCTGGCGCGTGGGCCTGGTGCTGGGCGTGATGGGTGCGTTGCTGTTGGCGGCTATCCGCTATTACACGCTGGAGAAGGAGCTCTACCTGCTCGCGGGCGGCCTGATCCTGTTCGGCGGCTTGTTTGCGTGGCTGTCGATCACGCGCAGCGGCGGCATGTTGCGCCAGGTGATGGGCGACCTCTACGGCATGCCCACCTCCATGCGTCAGCTCGCATGGGTGCAGCTGTTCTCGTGGTTCGCGCTGTTCGCGCTGTGGATCTACACCACGGCCGCCGTGACAGCCGTGCACTACGGCACCAGCGACACGCATTCGGCGCTCTACAACGAAGGCGCCAACTGGGTGGGCGTGTTGTTCGCCGCCTACAACGGTTTCGCCGCCGTGGCGGCCGTGGCAATCCCGTGGATGGTGCGCAAGCTGGGCCTGCGCATGAGCCACCTGGTCAACCTGTGGCTGGGCGGCGCGGGGCTGCTGTCGTTCCTGCTGATCCGCGACCCGCACTGGCTGCTGCTGTCGATGGTGGGCGTGGGCTTTGCGTGGGCGTCGATCCTGTCGCTGCCCTATGCGCTGCTGTCGGACAACCTGCCGGCGGCGAAGATGGGCGTGTACATGGGCATCTTCAATTTCTTCATCGTGATCCCGCAGCTGCTGGCCGCGAGCGTGCTGGGGCTGCTGCTGCGGCTGTTCTTCCACGGCCAGGCGATCTGGGCGCTGGCGATGGGTGGCGCGAGCCTGGTCATCGCGGGGCTGTGCACGTTGCGCGTGGCGGAGCCGGCGGGACAGCTGTCATCCGCACCGGCGCGCTGA
- a CDS encoding alpha-amylase family glycosyl hydrolase, translating to MSRNRLLKSLALSTALALGAGFLPGVHAATTVPPATDTLSSGVYYEIFVRAWYDTNGDGIGDLNGVTAKLDYLKSLGISGIWLMPINNSPSYHGYDITDYYGINPQYGSVADLQHLVDEAHKRGIAVTMDMVINHSSNEHPWFVAAQKANDLHRNWYTWATKRPNLDALSATDTPIWHAGDDGWYIGVFGGHMPDFNYDNPAVRAEMIKVGQYWLGKGVDGFRLDAAKHIYVDFKSDEHSLEAVQKNAAWWTEYHDALAKVNPKVTLVGEVSAKSPKELAPYLKPLGSIFDFPLAEQLILSAKSENATKLESLLKATYDAYKLAGDAPFIDSTFLSNHDQERVMSRLDGNVEHMRVAAAMLLTLPGRPYIYYGEELGMEGKKPDPNLREPMRWTREAGPGESRWKPSSVNQGQVVSVQAEEDDPNSLLHTYRTLIGWRAHNSALRDGKLEAVVTGNPHLFAYWRNDGKQRLLVVHNLSGKSVMWKPKGDLLPKEATVLLTTQTQASLKDGHLNMPAYSTVVLR from the coding sequence ATGTCGCGGAACCGCCTGTTGAAGTCCCTCGCTCTGTCCACCGCCCTAGCGCTCGGCGCGGGCTTCCTTCCGGGTGTGCACGCGGCGACGACCGTCCCGCCGGCCACCGACACGCTATCGTCCGGCGTGTATTACGAAATCTTCGTGCGTGCCTGGTACGACACCAACGGCGACGGCATCGGCGATCTCAACGGCGTCACCGCCAAGCTCGATTACCTGAAATCGCTGGGCATCAGCGGCATCTGGCTGATGCCGATCAACAACTCGCCCAGCTACCACGGCTACGACATCACCGATTACTACGGCATCAATCCGCAGTACGGCTCGGTGGCCGATCTCCAGCACCTGGTGGACGAAGCGCACAAGCGCGGCATCGCGGTGACCATGGACATGGTGATCAATCACAGCAGCAACGAGCACCCCTGGTTCGTGGCTGCGCAGAAGGCCAACGATTTGCATCGCAACTGGTACACCTGGGCCACCAAGCGGCCCAATCTCGATGCGCTGAGCGCGACCGATACGCCAATCTGGCATGCGGGCGACGACGGTTGGTACATCGGCGTGTTCGGCGGCCACATGCCCGACTTCAACTACGACAACCCGGCCGTGCGCGCCGAGATGATCAAGGTCGGCCAGTACTGGCTGGGCAAGGGTGTCGATGGCTTCCGCCTCGACGCGGCCAAGCACATCTACGTTGATTTCAAGTCGGACGAGCACAGCCTTGAGGCCGTACAGAAGAACGCCGCGTGGTGGACGGAGTACCACGACGCGCTCGCCAAGGTGAACCCCAAGGTGACCCTGGTTGGCGAAGTCAGCGCGAAGTCGCCCAAGGAGCTGGCGCCGTATCTCAAGCCGCTGGGTTCGATCTTCGACTTCCCACTGGCCGAACAGCTGATTCTCAGCGCCAAGAGCGAGAACGCTACGAAGCTTGAATCGCTGCTCAAGGCCACCTACGACGCGTACAAGCTCGCTGGGGACGCGCCGTTCATCGATTCCACGTTCCTGTCCAACCACGACCAGGAACGCGTGATGAGCCGCCTCGACGGCAACGTCGAGCACATGCGCGTGGCGGCGGCGATGCTGCTGACGCTGCCCGGCCGTCCGTACATCTACTACGGCGAAGAGCTGGGCATGGAGGGCAAGAAGCCCGATCCGAACCTGCGCGAGCCGATGCGCTGGACGCGCGAAGCGGGCCCCGGTGAGTCGCGCTGGAAACCGTCCAGCGTGAACCAGGGCCAAGTCGTCTCCGTGCAGGCCGAAGAGGACGATCCGAATTCGCTGCTGCATACCTACCGCACCCTGATCGGCTGGCGCGCACACAACAGCGCCCTGCGCGACGGCAAGCTGGAAGCGGTGGTCACCGGCAACCCGCACCTGTTCGCCTACTGGCGCAACGATGGCAAGCAGCGCCTGCTGGTGGTGCACAACCTTTCCGGCAAGAGCGTGATGTGGAAGCCTAAGGGCGATCTGCTGCCCAAGGAGGCCACCGTGCTGCTCACCACCCAGACGCAAGCGTCCCTCAAGGACGGCCATCTGAACATGCCTGCCTACAGCACCGTGGTGCTCCGCTGA
- a CDS encoding TonB-dependent receptor, which produces MILKRNVLALALASGLCFTAGIHAAPIDTDAKTDGTANGNAAPADQSTQTATAQPGDKTKQEEQLAKSLSTITVTGYNQGMEKAIDYQRYSDTITNVITAADIGGLPDQSIADALTRLPGVSAERIAGQASQINIRGLSGNFIQTTLNGREQPSTSGSNYIQFDQYPSELINMATVYKSSQSSLITGGVGGTIAMETANPLNAPKEQNLNIDARGSYNSQANDVAGANSTGYRLSAAWQGKFLDNTLGVGLGVAQMYQPHVAEQFVGEASDGNLVTLPSGQQAYLTQGLQVQQNGGNERRTGEMATVVWKATDELQFGADAFYSKFKDTSFGYGFRSQNMYGNQNLVSNAVLGPYGTMTGGTITSPGANNFSNETTADNYTTNTSVFSGGLNMKWNHGPWHVDTDLSLSRATSNEINVDTTADPYNNLGTPNATLMAQSTTYQLKGREVGTVSFANPGIYTNLNDMGLSRYGVYPYIYHDKMKAFRTDVKYDLPNNAWFSAVEAGVYLNNHTYNADREVFVYGNEWQGPALTIPSSAASVRCWKGKFSGMPCFLQLDGPAILAAHGIVANPVKNITDQSWSMIQSGSVDEQTRDLYFQGDIDAQDVFGHELTGNIGIRYSHQKQYSNGLQQVGNGAGVPITDGNGNTSTDYAPLNVGKTYGDWLPSVNLVYHLTEDDQMRFSAAKVLSRPPINKMLAGSGSWVSGTGALAQYNVWGGTSPLLDPLRAFQWDLGYEHYFDDSSGVISGGVFYKHIDSFVQDVTYNNYDFAAAGIPVPTNPSTGQPYLNGQYQTSYNATGGSVKGLEMSLSKNHIFPGIWEGLGVQANFALTTSNVRNPNNLGGAEANLSLPGLSKRVASAAVFYDYGPFSARVSGNYRSKFASDTQMSVNNQMVTFAAETVYDFQASYEISKQWRAVMQVLNLTNQPTRTYFGSDPSQTGTIQYFGRTTYLGVEFKL; this is translated from the coding sequence GTGATTCTGAAACGTAATGTGCTGGCCTTGGCGCTGGCTTCCGGCCTCTGTTTCACTGCCGGCATTCATGCGGCACCGATCGATACGGACGCAAAGACCGATGGCACCGCCAACGGCAATGCCGCGCCGGCTGACCAGTCGACGCAGACTGCCACCGCGCAGCCCGGCGACAAGACCAAGCAGGAAGAGCAGCTGGCCAAGAGCCTGTCGACCATCACCGTGACTGGCTACAACCAGGGCATGGAGAAGGCGATCGACTACCAGCGCTACTCCGACACCATCACCAACGTCATCACCGCGGCCGACATCGGTGGTCTTCCCGACCAGTCGATCGCCGACGCATTGACCCGCCTGCCGGGCGTGTCCGCCGAGCGCATCGCCGGCCAGGCATCGCAGATCAACATCCGCGGCCTCTCGGGCAACTTCATCCAGACCACGCTCAACGGTCGCGAGCAGCCCTCCACCAGCGGCAGCAACTACATCCAGTTCGACCAGTACCCGTCCGAGCTGATCAACATGGCGACGGTGTACAAGTCCTCGCAGTCGTCGCTGATCACCGGCGGCGTCGGCGGCACCATCGCGATGGAGACGGCCAACCCGCTCAATGCGCCGAAGGAGCAGAACCTCAACATCGACGCGCGCGGCAGCTACAACAGCCAGGCGAACGATGTGGCGGGCGCCAACTCCACCGGCTATCGCCTGAGCGCCGCGTGGCAGGGCAAGTTCCTCGACAACACCCTGGGCGTGGGCCTGGGCGTGGCGCAGATGTACCAGCCGCACGTCGCCGAGCAGTTCGTGGGCGAAGCCTCCGACGGCAATCTCGTCACGCTGCCGAGCGGCCAGCAGGCTTACCTGACCCAGGGCCTGCAGGTGCAGCAGAACGGCGGCAACGAGCGTCGCACCGGCGAGATGGCCACCGTGGTGTGGAAGGCCACCGACGAACTGCAGTTCGGCGCCGACGCGTTCTACTCGAAGTTCAAGGACACCTCGTTCGGCTACGGTTTCCGTTCGCAGAACATGTACGGCAACCAGAACCTGGTTTCCAACGCCGTGCTCGGTCCGTACGGCACCATGACGGGCGGCACGATCACCAGCCCGGGCGCCAACAACTTCTCCAACGAGACCACCGCCGACAACTACACGACGAACACCAGCGTGTTCTCCGGTGGCCTCAACATGAAGTGGAACCACGGCCCGTGGCATGTCGACACCGACCTGTCGCTGTCGCGCGCCACCAGCAACGAGATCAACGTGGACACCACGGCTGATCCGTACAACAACCTGGGCACGCCCAATGCGACGCTGATGGCGCAGTCGACCACCTACCAGCTCAAGGGGCGCGAGGTGGGTACGGTGTCGTTCGCCAATCCGGGCATCTACACCAACCTCAACGACATGGGCCTGTCCCGTTACGGCGTGTACCCCTACATCTACCACGACAAGATGAAGGCGTTCCGCACCGACGTGAAGTACGACTTGCCGAACAACGCGTGGTTCTCGGCGGTCGAAGCCGGCGTGTACCTGAACAACCACACGTACAATGCCGATCGCGAAGTGTTTGTCTACGGCAACGAGTGGCAGGGTCCGGCGCTGACCATTCCGAGTAGCGCCGCCAGCGTGCGTTGCTGGAAGGGCAAGTTCTCCGGCATGCCGTGCTTCCTGCAGCTGGATGGCCCTGCCATTCTCGCCGCGCACGGTATCGTCGCCAACCCGGTGAAGAACATCACCGACCAGAGCTGGTCGATGATCCAGAGCGGATCGGTGGATGAGCAGACCCGTGACCTGTACTTCCAGGGCGACATCGATGCGCAGGACGTGTTCGGCCACGAACTGACGGGCAACATCGGCATCCGCTACTCGCACCAGAAGCAGTACAGCAATGGCCTGCAGCAGGTGGGTAATGGCGCCGGTGTCCCGATCACCGACGGCAACGGCAACACCAGCACCGACTACGCGCCGCTCAACGTCGGCAAGACCTATGGCGACTGGCTGCCGTCGGTGAACCTGGTCTACCACCTCACCGAAGACGACCAGATGCGCTTCTCGGCCGCCAAGGTGCTGTCGCGTCCGCCGATCAACAAGATGCTGGCGGGCTCGGGTTCGTGGGTGTCCGGAACCGGAGCGCTCGCTCAGTACAACGTGTGGGGCGGCACCAGCCCGCTGCTTGATCCGCTGCGTGCGTTCCAGTGGGATCTCGGCTACGAGCACTACTTCGACGATTCGTCGGGCGTGATCAGCGGCGGTGTGTTCTACAAGCACATCGACTCGTTCGTGCAGGACGTCACCTACAATAACTATGACTTCGCGGCCGCCGGTATTCCCGTGCCGACCAACCCGAGCACGGGCCAGCCCTACCTCAACGGCCAGTACCAGACCTCGTACAACGCCACCGGCGGCAGCGTGAAGGGCCTGGAGATGTCGCTGTCGAAGAACCACATCTTCCCGGGCATCTGGGAAGGTCTGGGCGTGCAGGCGAACTTCGCGCTGACCACCAGCAACGTGCGCAACCCGAACAACCTGGGCGGCGCGGAAGCGAACCTCAGCCTGCCGGGCCTGTCCAAGCGCGTCGCGAGTGCCGCGGTGTTCTACGACTATGGTCCGTTCTCGGCCCGCGTGTCCGGCAACTACCGTTCGAAGTTCGCCTCCGATACGCAGATGTCGGTGAACAACCAGATGGTCACCTTCGCTGCGGAAACGGTGTACGACTTCCAGGCGTCGTACGAGATCTCCAAGCAGTGGCGCGCGGTGATGCAGGTGCTGAACCTCACCAACCAGCCGACCCGTACCTACTTCGGCTCCGACCCGTCGCAGACCGGTACCATCCAGTACTTCGGCCGCACGACCTACCTCGGCGTCGAGTTCAAGCTGTAA
- a CDS encoding Six-hairpin glycosidase-like protein: MRLRAGRRVLPLALACSALFSAGVAQADAIGADQLSWHGKTASMHTNGDGSFVLHAPAGERRIAAQRFATHTASPLFDGLFAMAQDDLKHDSVSAIQDPAFDHGKPIPCECFKTGDRWPYVWTRDLSYSVDLALWRFDPARARQSLRFKLSEVREPSAPQGLYVMQDTGSGGSWPISTDRIVWFLGARHLLDDKAFADDVFRALKDTLSQDRLYVFDGTLGLYRGETSFLDWREQTYPDWTAKDVRYIGESFALSTNVLHYQALQQAASMAEQRYDASATDFRTQAEALKRAINTHFWRDDRGMYMSYIGPGAMPMDTYDLLGIALAVTSGVADEARAKQTLANYPAWPAGSPVIWPERKNQPIYHNRAIWPFVSAYSLRAAREVNDAPRIAHELDSMLRGAALSASNMENFELASQAVHVDEGPLSGPVVDSPAQLWSVGGYLDMVIGGVFGLGDEGRIEPKLPVSWMKTLFGDKPRITLDMGGRRITLVRPAKADGDLLVAAKQQRQGNETVVELKAIQSGAKPVRTDATLYAPAIPDAPEVKDTAKGWQVSFAGKGVLYVEGRRVGNIDGSLVVPKADARQCFQLTRLGEGGLESLPSAATCKGDEARLSGTGPWEWRAPRDGRFNVTLAYANDHGPINTGVTAAVKFLDVQCDGMAAQRLPVVMPHSEGTQRATSATFEARAGSTCHVSLEQGFNMSYLRHNAHYTGGQGGAGGPLNEASVEALLVAPLSDGKSAP; encoded by the coding sequence ATGAGATTGCGCGCCGGTCGTCGCGTGCTGCCGCTGGCCCTGGCTTGTTCGGCGTTGTTCTCCGCCGGTGTCGCACAGGCGGACGCGATCGGTGCCGACCAGCTGAGCTGGCACGGCAAGACGGCGAGCATGCATACCAATGGCGACGGCAGCTTCGTGCTGCATGCGCCGGCAGGCGAAAGGCGCATCGCGGCGCAGCGGTTTGCAACACACACCGCGAGCCCGCTGTTCGATGGGCTGTTCGCGATGGCGCAGGACGACCTAAAGCACGACTCGGTGAGCGCGATCCAGGATCCGGCGTTCGATCACGGCAAGCCGATTCCCTGCGAGTGCTTCAAGACCGGTGACCGCTGGCCCTACGTGTGGACGCGCGACCTGTCGTATTCGGTCGACCTCGCGCTGTGGCGCTTCGATCCGGCGCGTGCGCGCCAGTCGCTACGCTTCAAGCTGTCCGAGGTGCGCGAGCCGTCCGCGCCGCAGGGCCTGTACGTGATGCAGGACACCGGCTCGGGCGGCAGCTGGCCGATCAGCACCGACCGCATCGTATGGTTCCTCGGCGCGCGCCACCTGCTGGACGACAAGGCCTTCGCCGACGACGTGTTCCGCGCGCTGAAGGACACCCTCTCGCAGGATCGCCTGTATGTATTCGATGGCACGCTCGGACTCTATCGCGGCGAGACCTCGTTCCTCGACTGGCGCGAGCAGACCTATCCGGACTGGACGGCCAAGGACGTGCGCTACATCGGCGAGTCCTTCGCGCTGTCCACCAACGTGCTGCATTACCAGGCGCTGCAGCAGGCTGCATCGATGGCGGAACAGCGATACGACGCTTCCGCCACCGACTTCCGCACACAGGCCGAGGCACTGAAGCGCGCGATCAACACGCACTTCTGGCGCGACGACCGTGGCATGTACATGAGCTACATCGGCCCCGGTGCGATGCCGATGGACACCTACGACCTGCTCGGCATCGCGCTGGCGGTGACCAGCGGCGTGGCCGACGAGGCGCGCGCGAAGCAGACGCTTGCCAACTATCCCGCGTGGCCCGCCGGCAGCCCGGTGATCTGGCCGGAGCGCAAGAACCAGCCGATCTACCACAACCGCGCGATCTGGCCGTTCGTGAGCGCGTACTCGCTGCGCGCCGCGCGCGAGGTGAACGACGCGCCGCGCATTGCGCATGAGCTCGATTCCATGCTGCGTGGCGCCGCGCTGTCGGCATCGAACATGGAGAACTTCGAGCTCGCCTCACAGGCCGTGCATGTCGACGAAGGCCCGCTCAGCGGCCCCGTGGTCGATTCGCCGGCGCAGCTGTGGTCGGTGGGCGGCTATCTCGACATGGTGATCGGCGGCGTGTTCGGCCTTGGCGACGAAGGTCGCATCGAACCCAAGTTGCCCGTGTCGTGGATGAAGACGTTGTTCGGCGACAAGCCGCGCATCACGCTGGACATGGGAGGCCGACGCATCACGCTCGTGCGTCCCGCCAAGGCGGACGGCGATCTGCTGGTCGCCGCCAAGCAGCAGCGCCAGGGCAATGAAACCGTGGTCGAGCTCAAGGCCATCCAGTCCGGCGCGAAACCCGTGCGCACCGATGCCACGCTCTACGCGCCGGCGATTCCCGATGCACCCGAGGTGAAGGACACCGCCAAGGGCTGGCAGGTGAGCTTTGCCGGCAAGGGCGTGCTGTACGTGGAGGGGCGACGCGTCGGCAACATCGATGGCAGCCTCGTCGTGCCCAAGGCCGATGCGCGCCAGTGTTTCCAGCTCACGCGGCTGGGCGAGGGCGGGCTGGAGTCGCTGCCCAGTGCGGCGACGTGCAAGGGTGACGAAGCCAGGCTTTCGGGCACGGGTCCGTGGGAATGGCGTGCGCCACGCGATGGGCGTTTCAATGTCACGCTCGCGTACGCCAACGACCATGGGCCGATCAATACGGGTGTCACGGCAGCGGTGAAGTTCCTCGACGTGCAGTGCGATGGCATGGCGGCCCAGCGGCTGCCGGTGGTCATGCCGCACAGCGAGGGTACGCAGCGCGCCACCTCGGCCACCTTCGAAGCCCGTGCCGGCAGCACGTGCCACGTCAGTCTCGAACAGGGCTTCAACATGAGCTATCTACGCCACAACGCGCACTACACCGGCGGGCAGGGCGGTGCCGGCGGTCCGTTGAACGAGGCGAGCGTCGAGGCCTTGCTGGTGGCGCCGCTGTCCGATGGGAAGTCCGCGCCATGA
- a CDS encoding TIM-barrel domain-containing protein, whose translation MRARLLALALLCATSAIPAALAAHVDASADRMELAVPKGKLELRLLAPGIVQLRIDGTREPATPVIDPEASFDPVDVKREQQGSEQVMRSQQMTLRWNPQRAELRVESPDGRLLISANVAHAFDGGWSIRHAKGDPQYGIGGLNAFDPKAGDLLRQGKQLATAGSQGHTGAPFVWSTAGYGVLADAELAQFDLTATDITVHAKQQPVRTIYLFAGQPSALFAQLRLVSGAAPMFPKWAMGFTNSQWGIDQKEAQALVETYRAKHIPIDNFTFDFDWKAWGEDMGEFRWNTDTFPEGPDGKLKQWMDARGMHMTGIMKPRLHVDTVEGREATQHGYWLAQSKVAPDYFSHKPVRDVDFDKPEVRAWFFNGALKQSFDTGIVGWWNDEADDSGVDTQFLNMQRAMYDGQRAHSDQRVWSINRNFYLGSQRYAYGVWSGDIQSGFASMANQRQRMLTAFNVGAMHWGMDGGGFKAPRPSDENYARWIEFSAFTPVFRVHGDFGQKRQPWVYGPIAEKAATDAIRLRYSLIPYIYGYEYQNHVTGVGLVRPLPFAYPDDPAQCDRIDAWMFGEYLLVSPVVEQGQTSKRLKLPKGRWIDWFDGKAYEGGREVTLALDAKGWGDIPLFIREGAIIPQQPVMDYVGQHPVTSLDVQVFPADSQTRFDIYDDDGESYAYEKGAYFVQPLLVQREGARVSVRTEAPKGSFKPALHDYVLAVHGPVANSVHHGDQPLPVFDSVDALRNATTEGWARGKDRFGEVTYVKLEAGKVHDIQLDTVAVQQ comes from the coding sequence ATGCGGGCGCGCCTGCTGGCACTGGCGCTGCTGTGCGCGACCAGTGCCATTCCTGCGGCGTTGGCCGCACACGTCGATGCCAGCGCCGACCGCATGGAGCTGGCGGTGCCCAAGGGCAAGCTGGAACTGCGCCTGCTGGCCCCCGGCATCGTGCAGCTGCGCATCGATGGCACGCGTGAACCGGCTACGCCGGTGATCGATCCGGAAGCCAGCTTCGATCCGGTCGACGTGAAGCGCGAGCAACAAGGCAGCGAGCAGGTGATGCGCTCGCAGCAGATGACCCTGCGCTGGAACCCGCAGCGCGCCGAGTTGCGCGTGGAGTCACCGGATGGCCGCCTGTTGATAAGCGCCAATGTCGCGCACGCGTTCGATGGTGGCTGGTCCATACGCCACGCCAAGGGCGATCCGCAGTACGGCATCGGTGGGCTCAATGCGTTCGACCCGAAGGCCGGAGATCTGCTGCGCCAGGGCAAGCAGCTGGCCACGGCCGGCAGCCAGGGCCACACCGGCGCGCCCTTCGTCTGGAGCACGGCCGGTTATGGCGTGCTGGCCGACGCCGAGCTCGCCCAATTCGACCTGACGGCGACCGACATCACCGTACACGCCAAACAGCAACCGGTGCGCACGATCTACCTGTTCGCCGGGCAGCCAAGCGCGTTGTTCGCGCAGCTGCGCCTGGTCAGCGGCGCCGCACCGATGTTCCCGAAGTGGGCCATGGGCTTCACCAACAGCCAGTGGGGCATCGACCAGAAGGAAGCGCAGGCGCTGGTGGAGACCTACCGCGCCAAGCACATCCCCATCGACAACTTCACCTTCGACTTCGACTGGAAGGCGTGGGGCGAGGACATGGGCGAGTTCCGCTGGAACACCGACACGTTCCCGGAGGGTCCTGACGGCAAGCTCAAGCAGTGGATGGACGCGCGCGGCATGCACATGACCGGCATCATGAAGCCTCGCCTGCATGTGGACACGGTCGAAGGCCGCGAGGCCACGCAGCATGGTTACTGGCTGGCGCAGTCGAAGGTCGCGCCCGATTACTTTTCGCACAAGCCGGTGCGCGACGTGGACTTCGACAAGCCCGAAGTGCGCGCCTGGTTCTTCAACGGCGCGCTCAAGCAGTCCTTCGACACCGGCATCGTGGGCTGGTGGAACGACGAAGCGGACGACAGCGGCGTCGACACGCAGTTTCTCAACATGCAGCGCGCCATGTACGACGGCCAGCGCGCGCACAGCGATCAGCGCGTGTGGTCGATCAACCGCAACTTCTACCTGGGTTCGCAGCGCTACGCCTATGGCGTGTGGTCGGGCGACATCCAGAGCGGCTTCGCCAGCATGGCCAACCAGCGCCAGCGCATGCTCACCGCGTTCAATGTCGGTGCGATGCACTGGGGCATGGACGGTGGCGGCTTCAAGGCGCCGCGTCCCAGCGACGAGAACTATGCGCGCTGGATAGAGTTCAGCGCGTTCACGCCGGTGTTCCGCGTGCATGGGGACTTCGGGCAGAAACGCCAGCCCTGGGTCTACGGCCCCATCGCGGAGAAGGCCGCGACGGATGCCATCCGGCTGCGCTATTCGCTCATTCCCTATATCTACGGCTACGAGTACCAGAACCACGTAACCGGCGTGGGCCTGGTGCGGCCGCTGCCGTTCGCCTATCCCGACGATCCGGCGCAGTGCGACCGCATCGATGCGTGGATGTTCGGCGAATACCTGCTGGTGTCGCCGGTGGTGGAGCAGGGACAGACGTCCAAACGGCTGAAGCTGCCGAAGGGTCGCTGGATCGACTGGTTCGACGGCAAGGCCTACGAAGGCGGACGCGAGGTCACGCTCGCCCTGGATGCCAAGGGCTGGGGTGACATCCCGCTGTTCATCCGCGAAGGCGCCATCATTCCTCAGCAGCCGGTGATGGACTATGTGGGGCAGCATCCGGTGACTTCCCTGGACGTGCAGGTGTTTCCGGCCGACAGCCAAACCCGTTTCGACATTTACGACGATGATGGCGAAAGCTACGCCTACGAGAAGGGTGCGTACTTCGTGCAGCCGCTGCTCGTGCAACGCGAGGGCGCTCGCGTGAGCGTCCGCACGGAAGCGCCCAAAGGCAGCTTCAAGCCGGCATTGCATGACTACGTGCTCGCCGTGCATGGTCCCGTGGCAAACTCGGTGCACCATGGCGACCAGCCGTTGCCGGTGTTCGATAGCGTTGATGCGTTGCGCAACGCCACGACGGAAGGCTGGGCGCGCGGCAAGGATCGTTTTGGCGAGGTGACCTACGTGAAGCTCGAAGCAGGCAAGGTGCACGATATCCAGCTTGATACTGTGGCGGTGCAGCAATGA